A genomic segment from Amia ocellicauda isolate fAmiCal2 chromosome 13, fAmiCal2.hap1, whole genome shotgun sequence encodes:
- the LOC136766975 gene encoding atrial natriuretic peptide receptor 1, with protein MEGVFQAFLLRILLSWTDGLDFELLISMPARSSPFIMGRIGAGALIAIDEVNRSPSLLKDHQLLYEFVDDECDAVRGTGKIVSLQRNKNYSAFIGPCCSKVCSHAARLAAYWNIAVISPICADSEFLDKTDFPTMTRVFGPFTKMGSFFVKICENFGWRRIGIIYENKATWTIPAEGIKFAAEQHNITVAIYRDIHGYNTSFTSKRVIEEVTAVSRIIVISAKGEAVRELLIEAHKQGLINGEFVFFCFEPYEQKVMFGVFHWKRGDAHDTVAREAYQALFLLSLYKPHNEEYMNFSAEVIRRSKEDFGYTYAPDETVSVLTAISHDSVWLYAQALNETLSENGDPYNGSAITRKMWNRTITGIQGEVTIDNNGDRESAYTMYHIQHNKNGTFEAIANYLGTQKTYVQVPGLSIVWPGGRTTAPLDSPVCGFAREHCEDDRTGSIIIAVALIGVLLAMVTVALSLLYRKYKLQERASKMLWKISFNEMTMMQAKHTTSLCKVSNYSATSIRASSETICENENTQSDLMFTKTAVYKENTCSVRFLHAKTVNLNKELLSELKQCRDLNHPNICSFIGACIDPPHLCLLTEYCPKGSLQVLFLTLTVFYLRCISSFSFVCIIKLNFYWFSQDILKNDSIKLDWTFKYSLMLDIVKGMDYLHKSPLRSHGHLSSTNCVVDSRFVLKITDFGLSNLRRPNAVDVQSSLEHWQRLLWRAPELLRDNMPPNGTQKGDVYSFGIIVHEIVYRSDVFFIPHCTPSIKEIIAEVKAGGCIPLRPHCGTAECPENVEMLMKSCWRERPSERPDFVSLKVVVKKLSPSTGGDNILDNLLSRMEHYAKNLEEIVNERTAQLLEEKKKAESLLTQMLPRSVAIQLIAGETVQAETYDCVTIYFSDIVDFTAMSACITPMQVVDLLNDLYTYFDNIIDNHDVYKVETIGDAYMVVSGLPIRNGDDHAKEIARMSLSILQAMRKFENRHVPGQQLKVRIGLHSGPCVAGVVGLKMPRYCLFGDTVNTASRMESYGSPLKIHISSLTKELLDKFKTFKCEQRGDIHMKGKGLVQTFWLLGEEQ; from the exons gtgTGCTCCCATGCAGCCAGACTTGCAGCTTACTGGAACATTGCTGTCATCAGTCCCATCTGCGCTGATTCAGAATTTCTGGATAAAACG GATTTCCCTACAATGACTAGAGTGTTTGGTCCTTTTACCAAAATGGGGTCTTTCTTCGTTAAGATCTGTGAAAACTTTGGCTGGAGACGCATTGGCATCATCTATGAAAACAAGGCCACCTGGACAATCCCGGCAGAAGGGATTAA ATTTGCTGCTGAGCAACACAACATTACAGTGGCAATTTATAGAGATATTCATGGCTACAACACCTCTTTTACATCAAAAAGAGTTATTGAGGAAGTGACTGCTGTGTCACGCA TAATTGTAATATCAGCGAAAGGAGAAGCAGTGAGAGAATTGCTAATTGAAGCCCACAAACAAGGTTTAATCAATGGAGAGTTTGTATTTTTCTGCTTTGAGCCTTATGAACAGAAAGTAATGTTCGGTGTTTTTCACTGGAAAAGAG GAGATGCTCATGATACAGTAGCAAGAGAAGCATATCAAGCTCTGTTTCTGCTGTCCCTGTATAAACCCCACAATGAAGAGTACATGAACTTTTCAGCTGAGGTCATACGAAGATCTAAAGAAGATTTTGGATACACTTATGCACCGGATGAAACG GTTTCTGTTCTGACTGCAATTTCCCATGATTCTGTGTGGCTGTATGCACAGGCATTAAACGAAACCCTGTCTGAAAACGGTGATCCATATAATGGGTCTGCCATTACGCGTAAAATGTGGAATAGAACAATCACAG GGATTCAGGGTGAAGTTACAATAGATAACAATGGAGACCGTGAATCTGCATACACGATGTATCACATACAACACAATAAAAATGGCACATTTGAG GCTATAGCAAATTATCTTGGAACACAGAAAACCTATGTGCAAGTTCCAGGACTCAGCATTGTTTGGCCTGGAGGAAGGACTACTGCCCCACTTGACAGTCCTGTGTGTGGGTTTGCAAGGGAGCACTGTGAGGACGACAGAACAG GAAGTATCATCATTGCAGTTGCACTAATTGGTGTCTTGCTAGCCATGGTAACAGTGGCTCTGAGTCTTCTGTACAG gaAATACAAGCTCCAAGAGAGGGCCTCAAAGATGCTTTGGAAGATTAGCTTCAATGAGATGACTATGATGCAAGCTAAGCACACCACCTCATTGTGCAAG gttTCTAATTACTCTGCCACGTCAATACGAGCCTCCTCAGAAACCAtctgtgaaaatgaaaatactcaGAGTGATCTCATGTTTACAAAAACAGCAGTGTATAAA gaAAACACCTGTTCTGTGCGCTTCCTGCATGCAAAAACTGTTAATCTCAATAAGGAATTACTTTCTGAGCTGAAGCAG TGCAGAGATTTGAACCATCCCAACATATGCAGCTTCATTGGTGCCTGTATAGATCCACCTCACCTCTGCCTGCTGACTGAATATTGCCCCAAAGGGAGTTTGCAGGTGCTGTTTCTGACATTGACAGTGTTTTATTTAAGGTGCATCTCctctttcagttttgtttgcataatcaaattaaatttttACTGGTTTTCACAGGATATTTTGAAGAATGATTCCATAAAGCTTGACTGGACCTTTAAATATTCTTTAATGTTGGACATAGTGAAG GGAATGGACTATCTTCACAAGAGTCCTCTAAGGTCACATGGACACCTTTCATCTACAAACTGTGTGGTAGACAGCAGgtttgtattaaagatcacagaCTTTGGACTGAGCAACCTCAGACGGCCCAATGCTGTTGACGTCCAAAGCAGTCTTGAACACTGGCAGC GTTTACTGTGGAGAGCACCTGAGCTGTTAAGGGACAACATGCCTCCTAATGGAACACAAAAAGGAGATGTTTACAGTTTTGGCATCATAGTCCATGAGATTGTGTATCGCAGTGATGTGTTTTTCATCCCACATTGCACCCCGAGTATAAAGG AGATTATAGCGGAGGTGAAGGCGGGAGGTTGCATTCCCCTCCGGCCCCATTGTGGCACAGCGGAGTGCCCTGAGAATGTGGAGATGCTGATGAAGAgctgctggagagagagacctTCAGAGAGACCAGACTTTGTGTCCTTGAAAGTAGTAGTGAAGAAGTTAAGCCCTTCCAC GGGGGGGGACAACATTCTTGACAACTTGTTGTCCCGCATGGAGCACTATGCCAAAAACCTGGAGGAGATTGTGAATGAGCGCACCGCCCAGCTcctggaagaaaaaaagaaggcaGAAAGTCTGTTAACTCAGATGTTGCCAAG ATCTGTAGCCATCCAGCTGATAGCTGGGGAGACAGTGCAAGCAGAAACATACGACTGTGTGACTATCTATTTCAGTGACATAGTGGATTTTACTGCAATGTCTGCATGCATCACCCCAATGCAG GTTGTTGACTTGCTTAATGACTTGtacacatactttgacaataTAATCGACAACCATGATGTTTACAAG GTGGAAACCATAGGTGATGCCTATATGGTGGTATCTGGGCTGCCTATTAGAAATGGGGATGACCATGCAAAAGAAATAGCCAGGATGTCCTTGTCAATACTGCAAGCTATGAGAAAATTTGAAAACAGACATGTCCCAGGTCAGCAGCTAAAGGTCAGAATAGGACTCCATTCAG GCCCCTGTGTAGCAGGCGTTGTAGGGTTGAAAATGCCTCGGTATTGTCTGTTTGGAGACACAGTTAACACTGCCTCACGTATGGAGTCCTATGGTTCAC CTCTCAAGATTCACATCAGCAGCTTGACCAAAGAACTGCTAGataaatttaaaacattcaaatgtgaGCAACGAGGAGATATTCATATGAAG GGCAAAGGACTTGTACAAACATTCTGGCTTTTGGGAGAAGAACAATAA